Part of the Onthophagus taurus isolate NC chromosome 11, IU_Otau_3.0, whole genome shotgun sequence genome is shown below.
gaaactactatgtacttgcactgtccgacataaaatgcaacatagctttaTAGTACAGGCTTGGATAGtattgcaaaggaaaagttttgcttggaaaaggtgaCACCCTTATGATAACTCTGAGTTTCCGTCTTAGGAGACGCatatagttctaggtctagtgttagttctagttttacactaacactgtagaactagaatcatttgagtttagctgcacgtctctaaagacggctaaaccagaatgattttagttctaggtataatgttagttctagttttacactagcactgttactatgtagaactaacactatacatagaactagaatcatttgggtttggCAGCACATCtctaaagatggctaaacctgaatgattgtaggtctagtgttagttctagctttggtgcaataaaaatatgcaatatagtaatattttacgctaactagcgctatctaTCGGTTAAACGGTATGTCTCCAGTTCTACTTTTCTAATGCTAGAGTCTACAGTGTGTTATAGTATATTGTGTCTCAAGGGAAGAAAATAAGCATTAGCAGCCCGAGGCTGATAGATAAGGGCTGCTAATGCATTTCTGCACGTGTGACACACAACTATTTTTCGCCTCCCATTAAACCaaacaaaattgcaaaaatataaaataaaactaattttataattttgtcgCAGTTTTGATTTCAACTGacgtttaatgaaaaattatgagaaacgtcaaaaatgtcCGCAAATGTCAATGAAGACTAGCTAGATTGTGATGAAAAACTATAAAGATTCAGAGTTTAGAATCCCAAGGGCCGAAAATCTAGttttcagttatttttttagggctgatatgatttattttcaggTATGGGAGGCGAAAAATTCATTATCGTACCCGATGTTATCATTGCATGTATGCAACCAATAGTGCAAATCgtgtattgcaataccaatattgtgatattggttgcatactttcaatgatgacgtcggataCGATAATTAGATAACACACTGTAggtttatttgttattcagcgctaaattgttgtatatttttattgagctataacggacactgcgTTCCTTgtattgttcttttttatcgaggttttactgtaatgttAAATAAACGCTCTGGTAAATATATATTGTGTCGTATTAAACgtataaatcttttaatttattgtttttgatgattaataataaataaacgtaaatagttgtttaaacaaattaaaaaatatatgttgAAGTTGATTTGACAAACTTGATTTGATTAATATCTATGACAgctgtcatttttgacattcaCTTTTTGGTTAGaattcttatttaattataaataatttaataacaataaataaatcatgttaaatcattttattcgaaattaaataatatcggAAAAACGATAgattattacaattaatgacAAATATGACAATACGTGTgaaaagcgatttttttttttaatttaattataaagcaAAGTTAAGTATGAATCCTAAATTCATTGTGATTCCTGTGCAGAACGAACATCATCGATCTTAAGAATCATTTTAACCAATTGAGTAGCAAGCTTAATTTGTTGCCTCTTCGATTTAAGAGATTCTATAACGTGTTGATCTCTCATATTAACATTCCCAGTTTGCATGCAATCAATTCCCAAAGCAGAATCGCCGGTTCCCGCTTGTTTAGCTTTAACTTCGGCTAAAGCGTGAATAGCGCTTAATCCGCTATTTTCGGCTAACGCCAAAGGAATGCTTTCTAAAGCTTCGGCGAATGCTCGAAAAGCGTATTGTTCTAAGGAAGCTAACAAGTCAGCTTGAGCCGCTACGTATAAACTACAAGCAATTTCAGAGGCTCCTCCTCCATAGACAATACGAGGTTCTTGGATGAGACTTCTAATAACGCATAAAGCATCATGTAAGCTTCTTTTAGCTTCAGCGACTAACATTGCGTTACCACCGCGTACTAAAATAGTAACGGCACGCGAATTCGAACATTCTTCGATAaccaacattttatctttggTTGTACCGAAAGATAATTCACGAACAAGACCGGCTTTTCCTAATTTATCCGGTGTAAGTTCCTCAAAACGAGGTACGATTCGTCCACCGGTTGCAATAGCGATTAATTCAATCTCAGGACCTCCAACCCATCGAACCGCCGgtaacttttgttgtaacaaCAAATGATTAGCTTCATCGTCGAAACCCCATTGGCAAATAGCCAAAGTTGTCCCTGCATTTTTAACTTGAGTAAccatttcattaaatttctcTTGTTCATATTTCCTTAACTCCTTATAATCTTCAGTGCTAGTTACATCTAACTTATGTTTAGTTTTTGGTTTTGGTGGTTCAAAGGGACAAGTTAAAATTGCGATTTTAAcatcttttaattctttaggCATTTGGGGGTGACTCATTGTTTTATCGATCACAACCCCTTTAACCAAAACGGTGTCTTCTAATCGACCCCCAACTTTTCCCTCAACTTTAATCAGTTCAAAGTTAACATCCCTTGTTTCTAAATTAGCAACTTGTAGTACGGCTTTAACAGCAATTTCAGCCATTTGGCGATGACATTTGTTAATGATTTTTGATCCCAACGTGGTCATAGCTACTTTTATGAGAGGTTCAAGGTTATCTTCAGCTACTGGAAAGAGTTCGGCGATTTTATCTAGGTGCTCCACAGCTTTTTGAGCTGCTAATTCAAAACCATCCGCTATTCTGATTGGGTGAATACCACGATCTAATAAAGCCCCAGCTTGCTCTAAAAGGGCCCCAGCTAAGACCACAACGCCAGTTGTTCCATCCCCGATTTCGTCATCTTGCGATTGGGACAATTGAACGAGTAATTTACCAACTTCGTGCTCGACatccatcatttttaaaatggtgGCACCATCGTTGGTTACGGTTACATCACCGTCAGGTGACACCATCATTTTGTCTAATCCTTTGGGGCCCAATGACGTTTTGATGGTGCCTGCGATTTGTTTTGCGGCCATAATATGGGActaaaatggattttttcatattaattGAGTTATTATAGAcaaaattaaggtttttttgAACATGTGTGAAATTATTGTGGGTGTTTACAAATTAGACATAACCTCACCTTGAGGGCATCGGCTCCTGTCAAACGTTTTTGCTTGTCTTGGTCCCTAATGATTATAAAAGGTCTACCGTATTCATCAAAGGCGATACTTCCTGGGAGGGAAGCCATGATTCGTTTTTGGATTTAACTTTTCGTTCTTTGGATGATTTTAGATGTATTTCGGTCGTTCTAGAAAAACTACACCCGTTATGCCGGTCAATGGTAGCGACATCTATTTTGACTTTTGACAAATAAGTGTTGTcatgtgattttttttaatatttatttattatttataaaaaacaatttttatttaaaagacatttgtattaatttaattattaaacatttatgtttataaatttctattttctaaCGACTTTTTTTTCGATCGAAATTGTAATTATTGCAGATTTCTGTAATAGATAAATAAAGACAATAAAAACACaccaataattttataaattaattatttatttctatatattaatttaatgtttacatcaaaaatcacatttatttaataaattaaaatccaaaataattACTACCTTCACATTATACCTCTCTTTATAACCTGTCAAAATAACCATAcgttttttgagatttttcttttcaatttctcTATAATAACTGATAAACCATAACTTTACAACAATGGCAGAAGCTATGAAACAAGTCGTAGCAGATATGCTAAAAGGAATTGAAAGGTACgcacaatttatttaaaaaacgcaataaacataacctcacttttttagATACAACCCGAATAATCTCCCTACGTTAGAGCGTTACGTTGAAATTCAATCCAGAGAGAATGCTTACGATTTAGAAGCAAATTTGGCGGTGTTAAAACTGTATCAATTAAATCCGCACAAATTCAACATGGATATAACAAGCCAAATCTTATTAAAGGCTTTAACGAATCTGCCACACACCGATTTTATTCTGTGTAAATGCTTGTTGAGTGAACGTAAATTGGTTGTGGAACCTATAAATCAAATTACTTATTTGGCTGATATCCTGGAACAATGTGATTTTCAAATCTTTTGGACGAGGGTTCATTCGATGCCGGAATTAACGCAAAGAATAACGGGATTTTTGGATTCGATAAGAAAGTTTGTTTGCCATGTTGTTGGAATTACCTATCAAAGTATTGAAAAGAGGCATTTGGCTCAACTTTTGGGCGGAGTTGATGATATCACTTTGAAACATTGGGTTAAGAAGTACGGATGGAAAGAAGAGGGTAATTTGATATTCATTTCCAATCAAGATGAAAACATCaagacaaaaaatattaacgaaaaGATCGATTTTGAAAGTGTTGGAGCTATTATGGCTGCAAGCcgttaataactttttaaatttaatttcttaataaaaagatcaagtaatttttttttggttttatttaagTTGGGCGCATTGTTAGCTACATTCGCAGTTATTTATGTTGTGATTAACCTTAAAATGTCttatgtttataaagaaaCTTTTGTAAGAAACTCAAATAAGTATCTTCctggttttcttactatttttattcaaGATCTTTTGTGTTGTAACAAAACTGATTCAAAAGTCTTTTATTTGAGTTTTAAAGGTATTCCTTTCAAAGTGGTTAGAATTCGTGGCACAATAACGGAAGTGATGAAACACCCAAATAAATGGAAATTGGTGGTAGATGATGGCACAGCATGTATTACTTGCTATTATATGATTacaaaatcgatgattttgaatcaaaagaaaattgttgatttaaaaaataagttggaaaataaaaataaaagtgttttaaatGCTGCTTCATTATTGTTGGTGAATTCTTCGTTAGATGTAATGGATACTGTATCACGAATATATAAATTGGGAGAAACCGTTGAAATTATTGGAAATGTTCGGGATTACAATGAAAGACttatttttgtagaaaaaattacaatacaCGAATATAACGATGTAAATGAGGAAAACGAATATTTTCTCcgaatttataatttattttataaaaaataatcattaattttagtttaaattaaatttaatttcgtttctGAGCTAACTTCATTCATattgttaaaacatttaatatgGCGGATAGTGTTTTTATATCGGAGAGGTTATCCACAAAATCAGTGTTCAACATCACAAAATCAACGACTAAATCGAAGCGGAGTCGTAACAGGTATTTAAGAAGAAAACGTAGTCGGCGTCATTACCGAAAAACCGTGCGAGAAGCGAGAATCCGAAAAAACTCGAGTTGTAATAACCTATTAACGGAAGTGTCAGTTTACGATTTTACCAACATGGCCGGAGAACAATACCCGGATCTACCAAAAGAGGTCTCTGATTGGCAGTATTATCATCAATTGGCGTATTGGAAATCGCGCGCGATTAGTttagaatttgaaaataaaatgttgcaCGCTCACTTAAAGAAAATGTGTACTAAGGATGTTGAAGATTACGTCGAGTACGTTCAAGGAGGTTTAACTGAATCGAATGTGGAGCAAAATCGAAGTGAAATCGAGGACGCGAATTTGTACGGAGTGGCTAATTCTAAGATTAAAGCTATGGAAATGGCGATGGATGTTAATTTTAAGATGCaagttgataataaaaaaccTGTTTTGTGGCCGAATAttccattaaatttataagttaattatatatatttttttaactaattatAATTATGACTTTTGAGtgtgtttatttcatttaaatgtattaatataactaaaactagaactaacactagacctagaactagaaacatatgGGTTTAgacgtcttaagagacgcactgCTAATAATATATTACAATCTAAACCAAAACAATCAACTATTcctattttttgaattctttgaaGTATATGGACAACAtccgatttatttattttaacttattttctcCTTATCAAGTATCCTCGAGATGTTTCTTGGggattagaaccattttgacacaccCCAACCCAATTAAGCAATAATTCCCATTATCTGATTTCTTTAGTGTTTATGGACAACAtctcatttaattattttaacttattttttctttctctagTATCTACGAGATGTATATAACTATCTAATGCATTAAAAGACATGGCATCCGTGTACATGCTCTTGCGTTTGGTTATTCATCATTTCTTCTCTGCTAATCGATGGTATATCAATTATCATTTCTTATGTCTTGTGcctcttttttttcttgtcgTCATATTTCTTCCATAGTTATAATCACCATTAATGTTTTGAAAGCGTGTCTAAATGTAACCCAACTGATTCCTAGTGTGTCTAAATGTCCCCAACTGCATCCAAGTATGTCTAAATGTCCCCAACTGCTTCcaaatgtgtctaaatgtgCCCAACTGATTACAAGTGCTCCGAACTCATTCTGACGATTTGGACGTGTTATGTAATTTTGCTCAAATTGCTTTTGGACTAAACGTAAACGCTATAAAATCATAACCGTTCAACCTACCGCCTTGTGGGTCGTCTTACAAAGCGCGTAACGATGAACtctgtttaaaaattaaacgtattgaacccaaacaattttatgcaaataatattaatatgttAAGTGCTTTAACTCATACGTAATGGATTTGTTTTATCTTACGATAACAGTTTGGGAATCGCTGACTTGAACACTAAAAGTCACCAACCTAAATTCAATATTAGTACCATTTCTAAAAAGATTTCTTAACTTTGACCAGCCgcttaaaagttattttttcgaaaatgcaTTTTTCTGGTAAGTATATTTGCTCGACTTAAGGTTGTTTGCGTTAGAAATTCAATACAACAATCGTTGCGCCCCGTTTTCTTTCTTCGTACCTGACTCTTTTTGGTCGCGTTCGTCGTCGGAGAGAGCGCGGGGTGAAATCGGGGGGCGGCAGGTAGTCCCAAGAGAAGAAGGAGACTCCGCTCTAGCATGAAATTAATTGTGGCTCGTTTGGGCGACACCTGATGGCCCCATAACGCGGCCGGTTAACTCCCCAAAGTTAAGTAAATGTCGCTTGTCAGTGGAACCATTTTTTTCAACGATATCGCAGAAACGATTCTTTTCTGAACAAGTCACTAAGTTCTTCTAAAAACATTATCTTTCTAGTTATAGGGTATACACAGAAAAATCGGATTAGCTATTAGCCGAGGAGGTGAGCCCACGTTTACTACTAATGAAGGAACTAATCAATTACGAGATGTCGTTAAGTGTGCAACTTTAAGAGTTAGAGGGGGGGGGTTAAAGAAATAAACCTGGAGGCGTCTCACGCACCGCGCGGATTTCGGTGCGATTCTTGAGCTGCcgcttcttcttcttcttcgttcTCCTTCGCCTTGTCGTTCTTTGTTTTTCGCCCGCGCCTTTTTGCGTCCTCAACGCTCTTCTAACCGATTCTCTATGGTTTCCCTGTCTTGTGCCGTAATGGTAATAATAGTACGCGGTTTCGCCGAGacgtttttctcaacattttttttcctttttcgaCGGGATCCATTGTTTTGGAGTCGCGGTGATGATAAACGATTACCATTTTAAACTGCGGCcgcgaaaacaaaagaattaGACGGCGAAGGTGGGGTAGATTGAAAACGCTGCGACTTTGTCGGTGAAAAATGTTAGATCTAAAGTTAAtcttaaatgaataaatttttttggtaacgGCTTTAGCTTAGTTAATAGATGGGGATGAGTGTGTGCTCTCTCACATTGTTGGTACTTATTTCTTAGGTTGGGTACGAATCTGcgaagttaatttattttacgaCACCATTAAATTTCGGTTCGCGGTAAAACCCACGGCTTAAATCAGTTGATAATTGCGTTTTTCTGTGCGGCCTGGGATTGGCTCCTCGGCTACGCTTGGCCTAAGCTCGCCGTTTAGCGCATGATGGGCAATAACGGCTACCATAACGAGTTAGCGTTTGGACGAGAAAAAGAAACGAAGATGGTcttttgaagaagaagaagaagcatCTTCGGGTTTCTTCGACGAATTCTATTCTGATCTTTTCGAAACTTACTTTAACAATAAGATAATTGAAAGctttttgttttcttgtttAAATTACGTTccataaaaaacatttaaactttatttcaatttcCTATTTGAgtttttcttcttgttttGTTCCAACAACATTTTGAtttccaattaatttttctcatCCACTTCTTCATTTAAAATCCATCGAAATTCCTATCATCCAGTCAATTACACTCAAGTAATCGTTTTCGCTACATTGCTGCTTTATGGACAAGTACTCAAtgtaattatcatttttatattaacgGTTACAAAACTTAATGTCGTTTTATAAGTGTTATGGCGATATTGATGATTAAGCGATAGAAATAATATAGCTATTTTGTCAGgtgttaacaaatttatttaatttaattgaatatacagtaaaacctcgatgtTACGGACCTCATTAAActttttagtgttagttctagttttaaaaatgatgataCTTAAATAGAAACTGTTTCAAAGCTCAtaggaaatagaaaaagctcTGTGGTATGTGTCAAAATGCTTCTATTTGATAGGAAACGTCTTGGGGATACTTGACAAAGAgataataagtttaaaaaatgaaattggaTGTTGTCcataaattccaaaaaattctGAAAATGGGAATAATTGATTACTTTGGTTCAAAATGATTCTAAATGGTTAAAAATATCTCAGTAATACTTAACAAGgacgtttaaattaaaaaatatacttgTGTGGCTTTTGAAAGTGTTTTAATGTGGCAAAATGTAGAGAAAAGTTGTTGGTGTGTGTCACAATAGTTCTAATCGACAAAAAACATTTCAAGGATACTTAATAGTgagaaaataagtaaaaataattaaatggaTTGTTGTTCATAAACTAGaaagaatacaaaaaatgGAACTAATTGATTATTTTGGTTACTAAACGTAAAATCTAGAAAGTTCTATAACTATAACTATACCTAATATGTAACTATAACTATACCTAATATATAACTATAACTAATACCatacctagaactggaaaccTTTGGGTTCAGCCGTCTTGAAAAACGtctggctaaacccaaatgttccTAGTTCTAAAActtacttttaaaactaaaactggaactaacagtagaactagaactacAAATGTTTGCGCCGTGCGTCTTTAGACGTGGTtccttaaccctttgtgtcccaagaagtcaaacattttgaaactttgtgacagaatcagacagaattaaaacgctatcaaaatacactcagtaaaggcctttggaataaaattttagcaaaatatgcaatccccctattttcgcatagtctaaatgtcaaaaaagatgctaattcaaaaattcgtggaaaccgtgtttattgaaattaagaaataaaacttattttaaattgaagctttctgtttaaatcgatgtataacaatcgatgggttgaattaaaaaaatattgagaaaaagagtattgagttaaaactaacattttgtataacctaaaagtgtcaaaaaagatgctaatttaaaaattcctggaagccgtatttattgaaattaaggaatgaaacttattctaaattaaagctcaaagctttctttttagaatgatgtataataattgttgggttggattggaaaaatattgacaaaaaacatgttgaaataaaacttacattttcgtataacctaaaagtgtcaaaaaaaatgctaatttaaaaattcctggaagccgtatttattgaaattaaggaatgaaacttattttaaattaaagctcaaagctttctcttgaaaatgatgtataataattgttgggttggattggaaaaatatagagaaaaaaaattttgaaacaaaacttacattttcgaataacctaaaaatgttaaaaagatgctaatttaaaaattcctgtaagccgtatttattgaaattaaggaatgaaacttatttttaattaaagctcaaagctttctcttgaaaatgatgtataataatagttgggttggattggaaaaatatagagaaaaaaaaagttgaaataaaacttacattttcgtataacctaagagtgtcaaaaaagatgctaatttaaaaattcctggaagccgtatttattgaaattaaagaatgaaacttattttaaatcaaagctcaaagctttctctttaaaatgatgtataataattgttgggttggattggaaaaatatagagaaaaaaaaagttgaaataaaacttacattttcgtataacctaagagtgtcaaaaaagatgctaatttaaaaattcctggaagccgtatttattgaaattaaagaatgaaacttattttaaatcaaagctcaaagctttctctttaaaatgatgtataataattgttgggttggattggaaaaatatagagaaaaaaaaagttgaaataaaacttacattttcgtataacctaagagtgtcaaaaaagatgctaatttaaaaattcctggaagccgtatttattgaaattaaagaatgaaacttattttaaatcaaagctcaaagctttctctttaaaatgatgtataataattgttgggttggattggaaaaatatagagaaaaaaaaagttgaaataaaacttacattttcgtataacctaagagtgtcaaaaaagatgctaatttaaaaattcctggaagccgtatttattgaaattaaggaatgagacttattttaaatttaagctcaatgttttctttttaaaatgatctgtaataatcacacctaataaccatttatcaaagaaatacctttttgaacaacaaaattcaacagcaccacttttcaccaaacttctaacctcacatctggatgaataagtttaaagtgtaCCTGAAAATCCTACAGTGCGGATTGCgacgttttttatacagattctctcttgtatacacttgtatagtagaaagtaccgacagctttaaatgcgccgaatagataactacagtttaaaatgagtgtttaaaattactggtactttaaagtaccgtcgggacacaaagggttaaataTCCTATGATGCAAATGGGttaagttattatgatttaatacaaaaaattaaataataaagttcttataatcaattttaagtttaataactTTACAGATTCACAATTATTTgacttttaaacgtcaaattgacaATTAAACGTCAATATCGTTAAAAATCTAGATctcaaaaactcaaaaatcaggtaattttatgtaaaaaatcttatggaaatactaaaattagcgaaaaatattactataaatcaaaaaatttatgaaaaaactGGTATGAAATATGCGATatcaaaagtttttcaaaaatttaggttggtaccaTTTTTGTTGTGGTTTTTAAGAATGTCAAAGTGACGTTTAACGTTACGATGACATttgtatgtcaaaattattaaaaaaatcaaaaacggtTAGAAATAGAacgagaaaaataaaatatcaataagaATGTTGGATGGAAAACTATAgcatttatcaaatttatcagaatgaaataattaacaccattattgtaaaatgatctgtacaaaaaatatttgacttttaaacgtcaacttgacaattaaacgtcaaactaacactagacctagaactagaaagtttcaggTTTGCACGGCTAAACCGTCTGACGACGAATattaaacccgaaactttctagttctaggtagaactaacactagacctagaactagaatcattcattagtcttgagagacgcacggctaaacccgaatgtttctagatttagtgttagttctagttttaattattattcagctGTGACGTCACAAACGGGCCTTCAAACTGTGTCCTCTTAGATTCTACCGTCCTTGGTATAAATACTAATAATCTGAACGAGAACGGGTAGTTGTCTGAATAAATGCGCATTgatattattgatataacAGACTCTTCTTTCCCCGCATTAATCCGTTAAATCGAGGTTTAacggtattaaaatttttttgcaaaatcttAGCGTAAACAATGGTTAATAAGGGGCTCATCGAAAAAGTACATCGGCTTCGAGGACGAAGCGACCTTCTCTTAATGTCGAGTGAAGTCGGTGCGTGCGAGCGCGAAAGGAAAATCACTCAATCAATTAAGACGTCGGGTAATTATGGACGCGGCATTAAAATACCGATTAAATTTCTTAGATAGGTTAATTAGAAAAACGTCGCCGTCGTTCCGagaaaaaatagaagaatttaatttttaagtttgattGCTTAATACTTATATTAAACGGGTATGCCTTCTCCCGAAGTGTCATCTTTAAGAAGACATAATCGCCCCGGCGCGAATTCTCCTAAAGTCGACGAAATTTATCTGAATAAGCCGGGTCTCTGTTCGATAATCGGAGATTTTTCGAGAAGCTGATTATGCTTTTTCGAGCTCCTAAATTTGGATCAGCCCTCACATACGATTACAATAAATCCGCGGTTTATGTACCCCGTTTAGTTGTGTATTTATATAGTCGGTAAGAAAAACGGAAACGTTCAAGACATCGCGAACGTTGTTTAGAAGCCGTCCCATTTCTCTTTAATATTCATGGGGATGGCGCGGTCGGCAAATTAATCGAATTTGTTGTTTGCACGTCGGCTCTGTCGTTGCAACACCGCCGAGGACACATAAATTCCAACGAACGTCCAGACTC
Proteins encoded:
- the LOC111423557 gene encoding T-complex protein 1 subunit epsilon, with translation MASLPGSIAFDEYGRPFIIIRDQDKQKRLTGADALKSHIMAAKQIAGTIKTSLGPKGLDKMMVSPDGDVTVTNDGATILKMMDVEHEVGKLLVQLSQSQDDEIGDGTTGVVVLAGALLEQAGALLDRGIHPIRIADGFELAAQKAVEHLDKIAELFPVAEDNLEPLIKVAMTTLGSKIINKCHRQMAEIAVKAVLQVANLETRDVNFELIKVEGKVGGRLEDTVLVKGVVIDKTMSHPQMPKELKDVKIAILTCPFEPPKPKTKHKLDVTSTEDYKELRKYEQEKFNEMVTQVKNAGTTLAICQWGFDDEANHLLLQQKLPAVRWVGGPEIELIAIATGGRIVPRFEELTPDKLGKAGLVRELSFGTTKDKMLVIEECSNSRAVTILVRGGNAMLVAEAKRSLHDALCVIRSLIQEPRIVYGGGASEIACSLYVAAQADLLASLEQYAFRAFAEALESIPLALAENSGLSAIHALAEVKAKQAGTGDSALGIDCMQTGNVNMRDQHVIESLKSKRQQIKLATQLVKMILKIDDVRSAQESQ
- the LOC111423569 gene encoding eukaryotic translation initiation factor 3 subunit K, with the protein product MAEAMKQVVADMLKGIERYNPNNLPTLERYVEIQSRENAYDLEANLAVLKLYQLNPHKFNMDITSQILLKALTNLPHTDFILCKCLLSERKLVVEPINQITYLADILEQCDFQIFWTRVHSMPELTQRITGFLDSIRKFVCHVVGITYQSIEKRHLAQLLGGVDDITLKHWVKKYGWKEEGNLIFISNQDENIKTKNINEKIDFESVGAIMAASR